The following are encoded together in the Pungitius pungitius chromosome 7, fPunPun2.1, whole genome shotgun sequence genome:
- the il12rb2 gene encoding interleukin-12 receptor subunit beta-2, producing the protein MSPSWSFFPAAALLALRLCAGMKSCSIWSTSGPVVQRGSSFQVYCTFNCRCTGAMYNDHPPKLQRHKVLNSTTVFVNVANITKNITYSCLCKCAPELDPCGLDISAGYLPELPKNLSCIYEVKETQNGVVSCSWSAGRDTFLWNHSVLRVMATSKNHTEGPADYVSTKKAGLSSASFTASGSVQSISVQVEVRNPLGCEKTPFIPYQLKDIASPSTPVLGSPRCSSRHCVIEVNQSVWTAHLEIQFRAEPHIWTYSRDQTGPEQTGSVQCWSVSSLEPFTFYQFRARSRLSLWSQWSATVSSRTQEEAPAKELDVWFAEAASDFKSLRVYWKPLSAASARGRILAYTLSVKSRKCGIIFISNVSADVSNDMVKFCEDCEVRVWAINSKGTSPPATITAPHRKVNPQEVLPPQDVHVSATNHSICISWRRPDSAPLHAAYVVEWYREDKMEELQWVRLGRDDNHTVLTGLKPFECYVGAVHVVYNQSSVSSSRFIGVSNGTSAPSAAPSVQETVEGNRVTVTWTEPPRSEWRGCLTIYTIYLEMNSTRLPPVSVPAVQRTYIIGNLSPAKYRLWMTASTAGGEGRAGRKVNFSIQQESQLSPLVLCAVVGPVLMVLVCLYHSSAVKQRFRVFFQCLVLDVVPDPANSQWAKDSLQGKGSMNLQLQLSNSGVSEEEEEPNLVDVEELLLPPPLSCTERELLHPQTNYIKSFSHDSDSSVHTQTSLDSTADYISSHGPGHMEEEEEEEDQEPFGGMLGFFPSDDLLTQPMEFGGKLTLKAVRIDCSDFLLSEA; encoded by the exons ATGTCTCCATCATGGAGCTTCTTCCCCGCCGCGGCTCTGCTGGCGCTGCGCCTCTGCGCCG GCATGAAGTCCTGCTCTATCTGGTCCACCTCCGGACCTGTGGTGCAGAGAGGCTCCAGTTTCCAGGTGTACTGCACCTTTAACTGCAGGTGCACAGGCGCCATGTACAACGACCATCCGCCCAAACTGCAGAGGCACAAAGTGCTGAATTCCACAACAGTATTTGTGAATGTGGCGAACATAACCAAGAACATAACGTACAGCTGTCTGTGTAAATGTGCTCCTGAGCTGGACCCCTGTGGACTGGACATCTCAGCTGGCT ATCTTCCAGAGCTCCCAAAAAACCTTTCCTGCATCTACGAGGTGAAAGAAACCCAGAATGGAGTCGTGTCGTGCAGCTGGAGCGCAGGACGAGACACTTTTCTGTGGAACCACTCTGTGCTGCG GGTGATGGCTACATCCAAGAACCACACTGAGGGACCGGCGGACTACGTTTCTACGAAGAAAGCTGGTTTGTCATCAGCTAGTTTCACTGCGTCTGGTTCTGTTCAGTCAATCTCTGTACAGGTAGAAGTCCGAAATCCACTGGGCTGTGAAAAGACCCCCTTCATCCCCTACCAACTCAAGGACATAG CTTCCCCATCGACTCCGGTTCTCGGTTCCCCCAGGTGCTCATCCCGACACTGCGTCATCGAGGTGAATCAGTCTGTTTGGACTGCACACCTGGAGATACAGTTCAGAGCGGAACCACATATATGGACTTATTCCCGAGACCAG ACAGGTCCAGAGCAGACGGGTTCTGTGCAGTGCTGGTCCGTCTCCTCTCTAGAGCCCTTCACTTTCTACCAGTTCCGAGCCAGGTCCAGACTCAGCCTATGGAGCCAGTGGAGCGCTACCGTCTCCAGCCGGACTCAGGAGGAAG cTCCAGCCAAAGAGTTGGATGTTTGGTTTGCTGAAGCCGCCTCAGACTTTAAATCCCTGAGAGTTTACTGGAAG CCGCTGAGCGCTGCCTCGGCTCGAGGGAGAATCCTCGCTTACACACTCAGTGTGAAGAGCAGGAAGTGTGgaatcatcttcatctccaACGTTAGTGCAGACGTATCAAACGACATGGTGAAGTTCTGTGAGGACTGTGAAGTGAGGGTGTGGGCGATCAACTCCAAAGGAACGTCTCCCCCAGCCACCATTACTGCTCCTCACAGGAAAG TGAACCCTCAAGAGGTGCTGCCTCCTCAGGATGTTCATGTATCTGCAACTAACCACAGCATCTGCATCTCCTGGAGGAGGCCTGACTCCGCTCCTCTCCATGCAGCCTACGTGGTGGAGTGGTACCGAGAGGACAAGATGGAGGAGCTCCAATGGGTCCGACTAGGCAGAGATGACAACCACACAGTACTAACAG GTCTGAAGCCCTTTGAGTGCTACGTGGGAGCCGTGCACGTTGTCTACAATCAGAGctcagtgagcagcagcaggttcatAGGTGTCTCCAATGGGACCTCAG CTCCGTCAGCAGCTCCATCAGTGCAGGAGACGGTGGAGGGGAACCGGGTGACCGTAACCTGGACGGAGCCCCCCAGGAGTGAATGGAGGGGCTGTCTCACCATCTACACCATCTACCTGGAGATGAACAGCACACGACTACCGCCTG TCTCTGTTCCAGCTGTTCAGAGGACGTACATCATTGGGAACCTGTCTCCAGCCAAGTACCGTCTCTGGATGACCGCCTccactgcaggaggagaaggccgCGCAGGTCGAAAGGTCAACTTCTCCATCCAGC AGGAGAGCCAACTCTCCCCTTTGGTCCTGTGTGCTGTCGTCGGCCCGGTCCTGATGGTTCTGGTGTGTCTGTACCACAGCTCAGCAGTGAAGCAGAG GTTCCGGGTCTTCTTCCAGTGCCTCGTGCTCGATGTGGTTCCGGATCCTGCAAACAGCCAATGGGCCAAGGACAGTCTGCAGGGAAAG GGGAGCATGaacctccagctgcagctcagTAACTCCGGtgtcagcgaggaggaggaggagcccaaCCTGGTGGACGTGGAGGagctgctccttcctcctcctctgagctgCACTGAGAGGGAGCTGCTCCATCCTCAGACCAACTACATCAAGAGCTTCTCCCACGACTCAGACAGCTCCGTCCACACGCAGACGTCCCTGGACTCCACCGCGGACTACATCTCGTCCCACGGACCAGgacacatggaggaggaggaggaggaggaggaccaggagccGTTTGGAGGGATGCTGGGTTTCTTCCCCAGTGACGACCTGCTCACGCAGCCGATGGAGTTTGGAGGGAAGTTGACGCTGAAAGCTGTCAGAATAGACTGTAGTGACTTCCTTCTGTCAGAGGCGTAG